One segment of Burkholderia multivorans ATCC BAA-247 DNA contains the following:
- a CDS encoding UvrD-helicase domain-containing protein, whose translation MSAGLNPAQNEAVRYLDGPCLVLAGAGSGKTRVITQKIAHLIEAKGFEPRHIAAVTFTNKAAAEMRERVSKLLEGKTLTTPGKEGRKVPVNQLTVCTFHSLGVQILRQEAEHVGLKPQFSIMDSDDCFGMIQEQIGTTDKGLIRKIQNIISLWKNGLVTPEEAMTIAANEDEHQAALVYRNYVATLHAYQAVDFDDLIRLPTELFAKNEQVRDRWQNKLRYLLIDEYQDTNACQYQLLKLLAGPRAAFTAVGDDDQAIYGWRGATLENLAQLGKDFPKLHVIKLEQNYRSTVRILTAANNVIANNPKLFEKKLWSEHGMGDAITVTACNDEEHEAESVVFRLSAHKFERRAQFRDYAILYRGNFQARIFEQVLRRERIPYVLSGGQSFFDKAEIKDLCAYLRLIANADDDPAFIRAVTTPRRGIGNTTLEALGAFAGQAKVSLFEAVYMGGIEARLSARQIEPLRMFCDFIQRLTERADKEPASVVLDDMMEAIHYEAYLYDAFDERQAQSKWQNVLEFLEWLKRKGTKPETEAVDGEADGFHNADGLADTGKNLLGLIQTVALMSMLEGKEEDPDAVRLSTVHASKGLEYPHVFLVGVEEGIMPHRGGSEDDGPIDDERIEEERRLMYVAITRAQRSLHLNWCKKRKRARETVVCEPSRFIPEMGLDDAPPPTPEEAPMTPKDRLASLKALLQK comes from the coding sequence ATGTCCGCAGGCCTGAACCCCGCTCAGAACGAAGCGGTGCGCTACCTCGACGGTCCCTGCCTCGTGCTCGCCGGCGCGGGCAGCGGCAAGACCCGCGTGATCACGCAGAAGATCGCGCACCTGATCGAAGCGAAGGGCTTCGAGCCGCGCCACATCGCGGCCGTCACGTTCACGAACAAGGCGGCCGCCGAAATGCGCGAGCGCGTGTCGAAGCTGCTCGAAGGCAAGACGCTCACGACGCCCGGCAAGGAAGGGCGCAAGGTGCCCGTGAACCAGCTGACCGTCTGCACGTTCCACTCGCTCGGCGTGCAGATCCTGCGCCAGGAGGCCGAGCACGTCGGCCTGAAGCCGCAGTTCTCGATCATGGATTCGGACGACTGCTTCGGGATGATCCAGGAGCAGATCGGCACGACCGACAAGGGCCTGATCCGCAAGATCCAGAACATCATTTCGCTGTGGAAGAACGGCCTCGTCACGCCCGAGGAGGCGATGACGATCGCCGCGAACGAGGACGAGCACCAGGCCGCGCTCGTGTACCGCAACTACGTCGCGACGCTGCACGCGTACCAGGCCGTCGACTTCGACGACCTGATCCGGCTGCCGACCGAGCTGTTCGCGAAGAACGAGCAGGTGCGCGACCGTTGGCAGAACAAGCTGCGCTACCTGCTGATCGACGAATACCAGGACACGAACGCGTGCCAGTACCAGCTGCTGAAGCTGCTCGCGGGCCCGCGCGCCGCGTTCACGGCGGTCGGCGACGACGACCAGGCGATCTACGGCTGGCGCGGCGCGACGCTCGAGAACCTGGCGCAGCTCGGCAAGGATTTTCCGAAGCTGCACGTGATCAAGCTCGAGCAGAACTACCGGTCGACGGTGCGGATCCTGACTGCCGCGAACAACGTCATCGCGAACAATCCGAAGCTGTTCGAGAAGAAGCTGTGGTCCGAGCACGGGATGGGCGACGCGATCACCGTCACCGCGTGCAACGACGAGGAGCACGAGGCCGAATCGGTCGTGTTCCGGCTGTCCGCGCACAAGTTCGAGCGGCGCGCGCAGTTCCGCGACTACGCGATCCTCTATCGCGGCAACTTCCAGGCGCGAATCTTCGAACAGGTGCTGCGGCGCGAGCGGATTCCGTACGTGCTGTCCGGCGGCCAGTCGTTCTTCGACAAGGCCGAGATCAAGGATCTGTGCGCGTATCTGCGCCTGATCGCGAACGCCGACGACGATCCCGCCTTCATTCGCGCCGTCACGACGCCGCGCCGCGGGATCGGCAACACGACGCTCGAGGCGCTCGGCGCATTTGCCGGGCAGGCGAAGGTATCGCTGTTCGAGGCCGTTTATATGGGCGGGATCGAGGCGCGGCTGTCGGCGCGGCAGATCGAGCCGCTGCGGATGTTCTGCGACTTCATCCAGCGGCTGACCGAGCGCGCGGACAAGGAGCCCGCGTCCGTCGTGCTGGACGACATGATGGAAGCGATCCACTACGAGGCGTATCTGTACGACGCGTTCGACGAGCGGCAGGCGCAGTCGAAGTGGCAGAACGTGCTCGAGTTCCTCGAATGGCTGAAGCGCAAGGGCACGAAGCCCGAGACGGAAGCCGTCGACGGCGAGGCCGACGGTTTCCACAACGCGGACGGGCTCGCCGATACCGGCAAGAACCTGCTCGGGCTGATCCAGACCGTCGCGCTGATGTCGATGCTCGAAGGCAAGGAAGAGGACCCGGACGCCGTGCGGCTGTCGACCGTCCATGCGTCGAAGGGGCTCGAGTATCCGCACGTGTTCCTCGTCGGCGTCGAGGAGGGCATCATGCCGCACCGCGGCGGCAGCGAGGACGACGGCCCGATCGACGACGAGCGGATCGAGGAGGAGCGCCGGCTGATGTACGTCGCGATCACGCGCGCGCAGCGCAGCCTGCATCTCAACTGGTGCAAGAAGCGCAAGCGGGCGCGCGAGACCGTCGTGTGCGAGCCGTCGCGGTTCATTCCGGAGATGGGCCTCGACGATGCGCCGCCGCCGACGCCCGAGGAAGCGCCGATGACGCCCAAGGACCGCCTCGCGAGCCTGAAGGCGCTGCTGCAGAAGTGA
- a CDS encoding c-type cytochrome, translating to MSEAPHESPVKTPGQLIALIIASFAIPIALIVLFATYANHAFRAGAGTDALSDDQVARRIAPIAQVDVKDANAPRTYKTGEEVYKAVCVTCHGTGAAGAPKFGNKDDWAPRIAQGFDTLLKTALAGKGAMPPRGGTNPDDVSDYEIARAIVYMANNDGANFPEPAAPAANAAQPASGAAGASGAADAASAQIAAAQAAIAAIPKAGEKPAAAPTSADAASAGKALYTQVCQACHAAGVLGAPKFGSKEDWAPRLKDSMDTVYNYALHGKGAMPPKGGSNASDADVKAAVDYMVNAAK from the coding sequence ATGAGCGAAGCACCCCACGAATCTCCCGTCAAAACCCCCGGGCAGCTGATTGCCCTCATCATCGCGTCGTTCGCGATTCCGATTGCCCTCATCGTTCTGTTTGCCACCTATGCGAACCACGCGTTCCGCGCGGGCGCCGGCACGGACGCGCTGTCCGACGATCAGGTCGCGCGGCGCATCGCGCCGATCGCGCAGGTCGACGTGAAGGATGCCAACGCACCGCGCACGTACAAGACGGGTGAGGAGGTGTACAAGGCGGTCTGCGTCACGTGCCACGGCACGGGCGCCGCGGGCGCGCCGAAGTTCGGCAACAAGGACGACTGGGCGCCGCGCATCGCGCAAGGCTTCGACACGCTGCTGAAGACGGCGCTCGCCGGCAAGGGCGCGATGCCGCCGCGCGGCGGCACGAACCCCGACGACGTCAGCGACTACGAGATCGCGCGCGCGATCGTCTACATGGCGAACAACGACGGCGCGAACTTCCCCGAACCGGCCGCACCGGCCGCCAACGCCGCGCAGCCCGCCAGCGGCGCGGCAGGCGCATCGGGCGCCGCCGACGCGGCCAGCGCGCAGATCGCCGCCGCGCAGGCCGCGATCGCCGCGATTCCGAAGGCCGGCGAAAAACCGGCAGCCGCGCCGACGAGCGCCGACGCCGCCTCGGCCGGCAAGGCGCTGTACACGCAGGTCTGCCAGGCCTGCCACGCAGCCGGCGTGCTCGGCGCGCCGAAGTTCGGCAGCAAGGAAGACTGGGCGCCGCGCCTGAAGGACTCGATGGACACCGTCTACAACTACGCGCTGCACGGCAAGGGCGCGATGCCGCCGAAAGGCGGGTCGAACGCGTCGGATGCCGACGTGAAGGCGGCCGTCGACTACATGGTCAACGCAGCGAAATAA
- a CDS encoding TIGR04222 domain-containing membrane protein yields the protein MATTPSSPIAGDMPADWQQALLARLNAYSPDDPHAPLPYSRRLADAEGWSHDRALAVIEEYKRFAFLAQAAGHAVTPSVAVDAAWHLHLQYTREYWEVFCADVLQAPLHHMPGTGAPDEARVYEQRYRDTLDSYRRLFGCEPPESIWPRPARSRADTESSRADGGSTARAPDERGAAAPAARRNWRNRLPKLAWPAAAASVAATCASARDLNVLNYTGPQFLAFYIPACIVALLLIVGLQQVEYRCRRRRVFTREAVPELSAEQLAYIAGEETRVVQVMTLSLIQAGAIDLRRAGRLGTRVTLVDAARAGAYADECEWLAAQPDGEVSFGAFRQLLARRAAQYADAVHRREWLWAPGEMRAARLAARAIVLIVLGTGIAKLAVGLSRGRPVLLLGIGMAAFAIAYGIIAERLTGFGRGGLSVGGRATLDAHRNDRHDERGTPDDLLWATALFGAGALAGTAWAMHASALMEPPPLMAAAMRADGTSGSSPSSHASDFGPSCSSSSSCSSSSCAASCGGCSSNS from the coding sequence ATGGCTACCACCCCGTCTTCCCCGATCGCCGGCGACATGCCGGCCGACTGGCAGCAGGCGCTGCTCGCGCGCCTGAACGCCTATTCTCCCGACGACCCCCATGCGCCGCTGCCATACAGCCGGCGGCTCGCCGACGCCGAAGGCTGGTCGCACGATCGCGCACTGGCTGTGATCGAGGAATACAAGCGCTTCGCGTTCCTCGCGCAGGCGGCCGGACATGCGGTCACGCCGTCGGTCGCGGTCGACGCCGCATGGCATCTCCATCTGCAATACACGCGCGAATACTGGGAGGTGTTCTGTGCCGACGTATTGCAGGCGCCGCTGCATCACATGCCCGGCACAGGCGCGCCGGACGAGGCACGCGTGTACGAGCAGCGCTATCGCGACACGCTCGACAGCTATCGTCGGCTGTTCGGCTGCGAGCCGCCGGAATCGATCTGGCCGCGTCCGGCGCGTTCGCGTGCGGACACCGAATCGTCGCGCGCGGACGGCGGCTCGACCGCACGCGCGCCGGACGAGCGCGGGGCCGCGGCACCTGCGGCGCGGCGCAACTGGCGTAACCGTCTGCCCAAGCTGGCGTGGCCGGCAGCCGCCGCAAGTGTCGCGGCGACCTGCGCGTCGGCGCGGGACCTCAACGTGCTGAACTACACGGGGCCGCAGTTCCTCGCGTTCTATATCCCGGCCTGCATCGTCGCGCTGCTGCTGATCGTCGGCTTGCAGCAGGTCGAATACCGCTGCCGGCGCCGACGTGTATTCACGCGCGAAGCGGTGCCGGAGCTGAGCGCCGAGCAGCTCGCGTATATCGCCGGCGAAGAGACGCGCGTCGTGCAGGTGATGACGCTGTCGCTGATCCAGGCGGGCGCGATCGATCTGAGGCGGGCCGGCCGGCTGGGCACGCGCGTGACGCTCGTCGATGCGGCGCGCGCCGGCGCCTACGCGGACGAGTGCGAATGGCTGGCCGCTCAGCCGGACGGCGAAGTGAGCTTCGGCGCGTTCCGCCAGCTCCTCGCGCGGCGCGCGGCGCAATACGCGGATGCCGTGCACCGGCGTGAATGGCTTTGGGCGCCGGGCGAGATGCGTGCGGCGCGGCTGGCGGCGCGCGCGATCGTATTGATCGTGCTGGGCACGGGCATCGCAAAGCTCGCGGTCGGACTCAGTCGCGGCCGGCCGGTGCTGCTGCTCGGCATCGGCATGGCCGCATTCGCGATCGCCTACGGCATCATCGCCGAGCGTCTGACGGGCTTCGGGCGCGGCGGCCTGTCGGTGGGCGGCCGGGCGACGCTCGACGCGCACCGCAACGATCGCCACGACGAACGCGGTACGCCGGACGATTTGCTGTGGGCCACCGCGCTGTTCGGTGCGGGCGCGCTGGCCGGCACTGCGTGGGCCATGCATGCGAGCGCGTTGATGGAGCCGCCGCCGCTGATGGCGGCCGCGATGCGCGCGGACGGAACGAGCGGGTCGTCGCCCAGCAGCCACGCAAGCGATTTCGGGCCGAGCTGCTCGTCGTCGAGTTCGTGCAGTTCCAGTTCCTGCGCGGCGAGTTGCGGCGGGTGTTCGTCGAACAGTTGA
- a CDS encoding tetratricopeptide repeat protein produces the protein MMTPVSADSAPVQRAATLCQNGQFAAALSLVAPLLDTPAADAMALHVAAVCALGLNRHADAEHWWRRAIDTMPAFEPPYDGLCALLVSQQRYADAADVLRRQLESVEPLRASHHHRLGKLLEMLGRFSEAEQAFGQALLLEPQSAEVLNDLGNVLRVVGRQAEAELAYRLAIAVRSDHALAHANLGAILVDMQRLPEAEAASRQALALCPDHPEAHYNLGVALQNLDRLAEAEAAYRDAIRCRPGLAQAHNNLGCVLRAQGRHDEAMAVFADALALAPQMAEVHYNLGATFAHAGRFADAERAYRRALELRGDYADAQFGLATLLLGLGRFDEGWRRYESRYAQSTFVHRRTREILRCAQWQGEPLAGRTLLVWQEDGLGDMLQFSRYFSEFRARGAARVVFACQPALHRLMETVDGIDAVLDHDAAIARSAEFDYWTSPLSAPLYAGTTLDTIPPPVRLVPDPERVARWRVRLDALPAGPRVGLVWKGNPKHHNDAHRSLPSLALLTPLWSVPGVQFVSLQKGQGEDEARMPPGGLPLLHLGSEIGDFADTAAIVAQLDLVVCVDTSIAHLAASLGKPCWVLLPNQDVDWRWLHERDDSPWYPGTMRLFRRGREESWIRVAERLREAFAAYFANHRTAANEPARVG, from the coding sequence ATGATGACGCCCGTTTCCGCCGATTCCGCGCCCGTTCAACGTGCCGCGACCCTATGCCAGAACGGCCAGTTCGCTGCCGCGCTGTCGCTCGTCGCGCCGTTGCTCGACACGCCCGCGGCCGATGCCATGGCACTGCATGTCGCGGCCGTCTGCGCGCTCGGCCTGAACCGGCACGCGGATGCGGAGCACTGGTGGCGGCGTGCGATCGACACGATGCCGGCATTCGAGCCCCCTTACGATGGCCTCTGCGCCTTGCTCGTATCGCAGCAGCGATACGCCGACGCGGCAGACGTGCTGCGCCGGCAACTCGAGTCGGTCGAGCCGCTGCGCGCGTCGCATCATCATCGGCTCGGCAAGCTGCTCGAAATGCTCGGCCGCTTCAGCGAGGCCGAACAGGCGTTCGGGCAGGCACTGCTGCTCGAGCCGCAGTCGGCGGAAGTGCTGAACGATCTCGGCAACGTGCTGCGTGTCGTCGGACGGCAGGCCGAGGCCGAACTCGCGTATCGGCTCGCGATCGCCGTGCGTTCGGATCACGCGCTCGCCCATGCGAATCTCGGCGCGATCCTCGTCGACATGCAGCGCCTGCCCGAAGCGGAAGCCGCGAGCCGGCAAGCGCTCGCCCTGTGCCCCGATCATCCGGAGGCGCATTACAACCTCGGCGTCGCGCTGCAGAATCTCGATCGTCTCGCCGAAGCGGAAGCAGCGTATCGCGATGCGATTCGCTGCCGCCCCGGCCTGGCACAGGCGCACAACAATCTCGGCTGCGTGCTGCGCGCGCAGGGACGCCACGACGAAGCGATGGCGGTCTTCGCCGACGCGCTCGCCCTTGCGCCGCAGATGGCCGAAGTGCACTACAACCTCGGCGCGACGTTCGCGCATGCCGGTCGCTTTGCGGATGCGGAGCGCGCATACCGCCGCGCGCTCGAACTGCGCGGCGACTATGCGGACGCGCAGTTCGGTCTCGCGACGCTGCTGCTCGGCCTCGGTCGGTTCGACGAAGGCTGGCGGCGCTATGAATCGCGCTACGCGCAGTCGACGTTCGTCCATCGGCGCACGCGCGAGATACTGCGATGCGCGCAGTGGCAGGGCGAGCCGCTCGCGGGCCGCACGCTGCTCGTGTGGCAGGAGGATGGCCTCGGCGACATGCTGCAGTTCAGCCGCTATTTCAGCGAGTTTCGTGCGCGGGGCGCGGCGCGTGTGGTATTCGCGTGTCAGCCGGCGCTGCATCGGCTCATGGAAACGGTCGACGGCATCGACGCGGTGCTCGATCACGACGCGGCCATCGCGCGTTCGGCCGAATTCGATTACTGGACGAGCCCGCTCAGCGCGCCGCTGTATGCGGGGACGACGCTCGACACGATCCCGCCGCCGGTGCGGCTCGTGCCCGATCCCGAGCGCGTCGCGCGGTGGCGGGTGCGGCTGGACGCGCTGCCTGCCGGTCCGCGTGTCGGTCTCGTCTGGAAAGGCAACCCGAAGCATCACAACGACGCGCATCGTTCGCTGCCGTCGCTCGCGTTGCTGACGCCATTGTGGAGCGTGCCGGGCGTGCAATTCGTGAGCCTGCAGAAGGGGCAGGGCGAAGACGAGGCGCGCATGCCGCCGGGCGGCCTGCCGCTGCTGCATCTCGGTTCGGAGATCGGCGATTTCGCCGATACGGCGGCGATCGTCGCGCAACTCGATCTCGTGGTCTGCGTCGACACGTCGATCGCGCATCTGGCGGCGTCGCTCGGCAAACCGTGCTGGGTCCTGTTGCCGAATCAGGACGTCGACTGGCGTTGGCTGCACGAGCGCGACGATTCGCCGTGGTATCCGGGCACGATGCGGCTGTTTCGACGCGGGCGCGAGGAAAGCTGGATCAGGGTGGCCGAGCGCTTGCGGGAGGCGTTTGCGGCGTATTTTGCGAACCATCGTACCGCGGCGAACGAGCCGGCCCGTGTCGGCTGA
- a CDS encoding acetyltransferase, protein MDNIVIVGSSGHAKVVIDIVEQAGRYRIAGLIDSFRSRGEQTLGYPVLGAERDLPQLVDAHRVTGVLVAIGDNHAREQVTATLASIVPDLPHVTAIHPAARVGKASTIGAGTVVMAGAVINPCCAIGAACIVNTNASLDHDGVMDDFSSLAPGVVTGGNCRIGRGAAIGLGAMLRHRIAVGEHAVVGAGAVVLRDVDPYTVAYGNPARRIRERAAGERYL, encoded by the coding sequence GTGGACAACATCGTGATCGTGGGTTCGTCGGGGCACGCCAAAGTCGTGATCGACATCGTCGAGCAGGCCGGTCGGTACCGGATTGCCGGCTTGATCGATTCGTTTCGATCGCGCGGCGAGCAGACGCTCGGTTATCCGGTGCTCGGCGCCGAGCGCGACTTGCCGCAACTGGTCGACGCGCATCGGGTCACGGGCGTGCTGGTCGCCATCGGCGACAACCATGCGCGCGAGCAAGTGACGGCGACGCTCGCGTCGATCGTGCCGGATCTTCCGCACGTGACGGCCATTCATCCTGCCGCGCGGGTCGGCAAGGCTTCGACGATCGGCGCGGGTACGGTCGTGATGGCGGGGGCTGTGATCAATCCGTGCTGTGCGATCGGCGCAGCGTGCATCGTCAACACGAATGCGTCGCTCGATCACGACGGTGTCATGGACGACTTCTCGAGCCTCGCGCCGGGCGTCGTGACGGGCGGCAACTGCCGGATCGGACGCGGCGCGGCGATCGGCCTCGGCGCGATGCTGCGGCACCGGATCGCGGTGGGCGAGCACGCTGTCGTCGGCGCGGGCGCCGTGGTGTTACGCGACGTCGACCCGTACACGGTCGCATACGGGAATCCGGCGCGCCGGATTCGCGAACGTGCGGCGGGCGAGCGCTATCTATGA
- the vioA gene encoding dTDP-4-amino-4,6-dideoxy-D-glucose aminotransferase VioA, translating into MTASLPASSVAQLPNERIYVTQPHLPPLEDFLPYLEKIWESRTLTNGGPFHQQFERALCEYLGVPYLSLFANGTLALVTALQALRINGEVITTPYSFVATAHSLLWNGIKPVFVDVTPGTLNLDPARIEAAITPQTTAIMPVHCYGNPCDVDAIQKIADNYNLRVIYDAAHAFGVRTDTGSVLTHGDLSVLSFHATKVFNTFEGGAIICPDAKTKQRIDHLKNFGFVDEVTVVAPGINGKMSEINAAFGMLQLQHIDAALARRREIDTLYRTLLSDVRGIRCLPRGDHAVANYAYFAILVDEAYPLDRDALYRKLRDYDVYARRYFHPLISEFPMYRGLPSANRDNLPVASEASRKVLCLPIYPALTDAMVHRIVDLIAG; encoded by the coding sequence AGATCTGGGAAAGCAGGACGCTCACCAACGGCGGCCCGTTCCACCAGCAGTTCGAGCGCGCGCTCTGCGAGTATCTCGGCGTTCCGTATCTGTCGCTGTTCGCCAACGGCACGCTCGCGCTCGTGACCGCGCTGCAGGCGCTACGCATCAACGGCGAGGTCATCACGACGCCTTATTCGTTCGTCGCGACCGCGCATTCGCTGCTGTGGAACGGCATCAAGCCGGTATTCGTCGACGTGACGCCCGGCACGCTCAATCTCGACCCGGCGCGCATCGAGGCGGCCATCACGCCGCAAACCACCGCGATCATGCCCGTGCATTGCTACGGCAATCCGTGCGACGTCGACGCAATTCAGAAGATCGCCGACAACTACAACCTGCGCGTGATTTACGACGCCGCGCATGCGTTCGGCGTACGCACCGACACCGGCAGCGTGCTGACCCACGGCGATTTGTCGGTGCTGAGCTTCCATGCGACGAAGGTGTTCAATACGTTCGAAGGCGGCGCGATCATCTGCCCCGACGCGAAGACCAAGCAGCGGATCGACCATCTGAAGAATTTCGGGTTCGTCGACGAAGTCACGGTCGTCGCGCCCGGCATCAACGGGAAAATGAGCGAGATCAACGCCGCGTTCGGGATGCTGCAGCTGCAGCACATCGACGCCGCGCTTGCGCGCCGCCGCGAGATCGACACGCTGTACCGCACGCTGCTGAGCGACGTGCGCGGGATTCGCTGCCTGCCGCGCGGCGACCATGCGGTCGCGAACTACGCGTATTTCGCGATCCTCGTCGACGAAGCATATCCGCTCGACCGCGATGCGCTCTATCGCAAGCTGCGCGACTACGACGTCTACGCGCGCCGCTACTTCCATCCGTTGATTTCGGAGTTCCCGATGTATCGCGGCTTGCCGTCCGCGAACCGCGACAACCTGCCCGTCGCGTCCGAGGCGTCGCGCAAGGTGCTATGCCTGCCGATCTATCCGGCGCTGACCGATGCGATGGTCCACCGCATCGTCGATCTGATCGCCGGCTGA